The genomic window GTCTCGGCCTGGGGCGTCGGCGTCCAGTTCGCCCAGACCGCGGGGCCGCTGGCCAATGGGGTGATCGTCGCCGGCACCTACACCTGGATGGGCGAACTTCCGCCGCGCGCCGCCGGCGTGCTGCAGCGCATTCAGGCGCGCTTCCCGCAGATCCGCACCGCGGCCGACATCCCGCTGCCCTCAGGCACGGCCAACGCCTACGACGCCACCTTCATCATCGCCGAAGCCATCAAGCTGGCCGGCCGCTTCGACCGCGAGGCCTTCCGGGAGGCGCTGTTCCGCGTGAACTACCAGGGCATCGTCGCCAACTACGCGCCCGCGTTCGAGCGGCGGCAGGAGCGGCACGACGCCATCCAGGCCAGCGCCTACCAGCTCTTTGCCTTCCATGATGGCCAGCTGCTGCCGATCGCGCAGACGCCCTACGGCCGCGCACGCACGAACTGAGGCAAGACGCTCTTCGCGGCGCGGGGCGCCAGCTCCGCGCCGTGTCTGTTTTCACGCACGGAGGCCCGCTTGGAAGCGATCCTGCAATATCTGCTGACCGGGATTTCCGTGGGCAGCGTCTACGCCATGGTGGCGCTGGGCTTCTACGTGATGTGGAGCGCCGCCAAGGCCGTCAACTTCACCTATGGCAACGTCTTCATGCTGGGCGGCGTGCTGACCGTGGTGCTGGTGGAGCTGGGCATGCCGCTGCTGGTCGCGGCAGGCGGAGCCATCGCCATCGCGACGCTGACGGGGGCGGTCATCGAGCGTGTCTTCGTGCGCCCCTTCAATCGCGACGCCAACGCCATCGGCTGGATGCTGACCACCATCGCGGTCGGCATCATGATGGAGAGCTTCGCCACCGCGACCTATGGTCCGCTCGGCCGCCCGCTCGATACGCCCTTCATGCAGGAGCCGCTGCGCATCGGCGGTGCCGGCATCTACGCGCAGGAACTGCTCATTCCGGTGGCATTGATCGTGCTGACCTTCGGATTGGAGGCCTTCTACCGCCGCACCGTGCTGGGCCGCGCACTGCGTGCCGTGGCCCTGAACCGCACCGCGGCCGGGTTGGTCGGCATTGATGCGGACCGCATCACGCTGTTCGCCTTCGGCCTCGCCGGCGGCATCGGCGCGCTGGCGGGCTTCCTCATCGCGCCAGTGGTGCAGGCGTCCTCCACCATGGGCGTGGTTGTGGGGCTGAAGGGCTTCATGGTGGCCATCATCGCGGGCATCGCCAACGCCAAGGGCGTGGTGGTGGTGGGCATCCTCTACGGCGTGCTGGAGCGATTCATCGAGGGCTTCCTGTCCAGTGCGGCGCGCGACGCCATCGGCTTCACCATCATGATCCTGGCACTGCTGCTGTTTCCCCAAGGCCTGTTCGGCCGCAAGGAGGTCCGCAAGGTATGAACGCGCACCGCGCCGGATGGCTGGCCCTGCTGCTCCTTGCCGCGATCATCGCGGGCTTCCCCTGGTATGGGGACCTGACGGGCGAACGCTTCCCCACCAGCTACGAATTGCGCCTGGTCATGCGTGCCATGATCTTCGCCATCGTGGTCATCGGTCTGAACCTTCTTGTCGGGCTGGCTGGCCTGGTCTCGCTCGGCCAGGCGGCGCTGTATGGGCTGGGCGCGCATGTGGCGGCGCTGCTGTCGCTGCGCGCGGGCTTCTCCTTCGCCGAAAGCATGGCCTTTGCCATCCTTATCCCCGCCATGATGGGCGCGGTGCTGGCCTTTCCGACGGTGCGGGTGCGCGGAGTGTACCTCGCCGTCATCACCATCGCCTTCGGGCTGATCTTCGTGAACATCCTGCGGGAATGGGTGAGCTTCACGGGCGGTGCCTCGGGCCTCGCCGGCATTCCCCGTCCGACCCTGTTCGGCGAGCCGTTGATGGCGGTCCGCCGCACGAGCTTCAACTACTACTACCTGATCCTGCTCTGCCTGCTGCTGGCCGTCTGGGCGCAATACGCCATCACCTACAGCCGCTACGGCCGGGCCATGCGCGCCGCGGCGCAAAGCGAAAATGCGGCGCGCGCCCTGGGCATCAACGTCGTGGCCATCCGCACCATGGCGTTCTCGATCTCGGCCGGGTTCGCAGGGTTGGGCGGTGGGTTGTTCGCGAACCTGGCGCTGTTCGTGAACTACGAGACCTTCACCTTCACCACCAGCATCGAACTGCTGCTGATGGTGATCCTGGGCGGGTCGGGCACCATGGCGGGGCCGCTGGTCGGGACCACCGTTCTGTTCACGGCGACGCAATTCCTGCAGGGCCTCGGCCAGTGGCAGACCTTCGGCTATGGGTTGCTGCTGGCGGTCGTGCTGTTCGCCCTGCCTCAGGGCATCGTGGGGTCCCTTGGCAGGCTGCCGGCGCGGCTTTGGACGAAGCCTAGCCCCCGCGCCACCGGCGGCTGGCCCAACTGGGGCACTGGGCTGGAAGCCGTCATCGGGCGCTCTGACGCGCGGGGCCAGGCGACGCTTCTCGCGGAGGGCGTCACGCTGCGCTTCGGCGGCCTCACCGCCGTGAACACGGTGAACATGGAGGTCCGCGCCGGCACCGTCCATGCGCTGATCGGACCCAATGGCGCGGGGAAATCCTCCCTCCTGAATGTCATCTCCGGCTTCTACAAGGCGACCGAAGGGCGCGTGACCCTGTTCGGCGAGCGCCTGCGCGATGCACCCCCCTATGCGCTGGCGCGGCTGGGTGTGGCGCGCAGCTTCCAGAACACGGAACTGTTCTCGCAGATGACGGTGCTGGAGAACGTGCTGGTCGGCGCCCATCCGCACTTCCGCGCGACCTTCGCGGAGACGCTGCTGCGCCTGCCGCGCTTCCACCGTGAGGAACGCGCGGCCCGGGCCGAAGCCTTGCGCCTGCTGGAGTTCGTGGGCCTGTCCGAATTCGCCGACGAAGCCGCGGGCAACCTGCCCTTCGGCCATCAGCGCCGGCTGGAGATTGCCCGTGCGCTGGCGCTGCGGCCCAAGCTCCTGTTGCTCGATGAACCCGCGGCCGGCCTCACCCATGGGGAAATCGAGGACCTCATCGCCCTCATCCGCGGCCTCGCGGACCGTGGCATGACGGTGATCCTCGTCGAGCACCATGTGGACATGATCATGGCCGTCTCCGACCGCGTCACGGTGCTGGATTATGGCGAGGTGATCGCCGATGGCACCGTGGCCGAGGTGCAGGCGAACCCCAAGGTCATCGAGGCGTATTTCGGGCAAGGCGCCACCCCCTCGCTGGAGGCCGCGAAATGACCGAACGCCCCATCCTGGAGGTCTCGGGCCTCTGCGTTTCCTACGGTCGGATCGAGGCGGTGCGCGGCGTGGACCTTCATGTGGGCGCCGGCGAATTTGTGGGCGTCATCGGGTCCAACGGCGCGGGCAAGACCAGCACGCTGCGCGCGATCTCAGGCGTGGTGAAGCCGGCGGCCGGCGCGGTGACCTTCGACAGCAGCGATGTGACCGGCCAGCCCAGCCACCGCATGGTGGCACGCGGCCTGGCGATGGTGCCGGAGGGCCGCATGGTCTTCTCCGACCAGAGCGTGCGCGACAACCTCGTGCTCGGCGCCTATACCCGCATCAAGACCGACCCGCGCGGCGTGGATGAGGACATCGAGAAGACCATCACGATGTTCCCCCGCCTGGGCGAACGCATAGACCAATCCGCCGGCACGCTCTCGGGCGGGGAGCAGCAGATGCTGGCCATTGCGCGGGGCTTGCTGTCGCGCCCGCGCCTGCTGGTCATTGATGAGTTGTCGCTGGGCCTGGCGCCCAAGATCCTGGACATGCTCTTCCCGGTGCTGATCGACCTGAACCGCAAGGGCCTGTCCATCCTGCTGGTGGAGCAAATGGCGTCTTACGCCCTTTCCGTCACGCACCGGACCTATGTGATGGAGAACGGGCGCGTGCTGCTGGAGGGCAAGTCCTCGGACCTCGCCCATGATGAGCGGGTGCTGGACGCCTATCTCGGCCGCCGGTCCCACGCGCGGGGATGAGGCGGCCGCTGATCGGGGCCGCAATCCGCCCTGTCACAGGATGGAATCGGCAATCTCCATCACGCCTTCGTCAGGCCTGCGCGCCATGCCACCAACGTGCTGCCCAGCTTCGTCGCGGATGCTTCCCCGCGGCGGGTGGCGGCTGGCATGATGGAGGGCGGCGCCTTTCGGCTGCCGGCCCAGATGCTCGTGAAGCGGATCCTCCGGAATTATGGCGATCCGTCGGACCTTCGGGACGCGGCCGGCCATACGCTCCTGCGGCAGGCCGAGGCGCTGTCAACGGCACGGGCGGCTTGATCGTCGTCTCGGAGAGGGGGCTACCGATCAAGGATTTGGTGCCAGCACTCTTCGACGGCGCCTCCGCTTCATAAATTTCGCCACGCTTCCGTTTCCGAAAAATCAGCTTTTTCAGAACTTTCCATGCGGCTCGATAATCGGCCAGTCACCAGTCTGGAGAATGCGGGCACGGAGAGAGGCTGTCTCGGCGCTTATCCCCTCCGGCGCCATGGCCGGCCCGTCCGCAAAAATCGCGGAAATATCTGCGCCACCGGCGTGGCCGCCAGGCAGGGAGACATGGGTGGAAGTGGAAGTGGCGTAGGAAGCGAAACCCATACGGAAGCGTCTCTCGCAGCTTGTCGCTGACGTTCGCCCACTCGCCCGCCTATTCGACTGCTCGGATGGCCGTGGTCGGAACGAAGTTGAAGGGCTGGCAGACAGCCCGCTACAGTCTGGCTTCCATTGAGCCAGGCACGTTATGGCGAAGCCCCCTAAGAAGTCCCTCACCGAACGCTTGAACAGTATCGGACGTGATGGATCAAATCAGCCCGTCTCACGAGCGCGCAGGGCTGAGGAGGTCGGCGAAGCAGTGCTGCGGGATCAGTATCCGGACGTGGACTGGTCCCTGAAGGACAGCGAGAAGAGTCCTGGTCCGGACGCAATAGGATTTGCTAATGACCAACCCTACACTGCGGAAGTGAAGGCTGGTCGAACGAGGAGCGCAAATCCTACTGCTCAGCTATCCAATACGGTGCACGGCCGGCAAGGCTCGGCGGAATACACCCACGCATGGCTACGGCGGGACAAGCGCAAGTGAGCGACTATGACAAGAAGGCCAAGGATATGGCTGCACGACACGCACGCGGTTCCCTTAAGCCCCCGCGCCGGTTGCTGGTTGTCGTCGACCCCAAGCGGGCCGAGGCGGAGATCACGGAGCTCGACAAAAGAGCAAATCGCCCCCAAGGGACACCAAAACGTATCCCGTTAGATCCGGACCAGATGCGGAGGCTGTTTCCGGACGACTAGTGTGACCTCGCTACATGGCGCTCCCACGCGGGGCCTTGTCGTCGACGAACCGTGGGTCAGCATGATCCTCTCTGGCGCGAAGACCTGGGAGATGCGGTCGCGCCCAACGAGCCTTCGCGGTCGCATCGCGCTGATCAGGAAGCGCTCTGGATTCGTCGTGGGAACCGCCGACCTCACCGACTGTCTGGCGCCGCTCGACGCTGATGCGATGGCAGCAACAGTCGACAGGCACCGTATCGACCCCGGATGGCAGCAGGACGCCCTCGCTGCTGGATGGGTGATTCCATGGGTGCTCCGCGACGCGCGCCCGCTTGCTGCGCCCGTGCCTTACCGACACCCGTCAGGTGCCGTCGGCTGGGTGGTTCTCGATCGGTCGGTCACAGAGGCGATCGCCGGGCGCGCACCGCTCGCCGTCGCGACGACTGCGACCGCCATTGCCCGGAATGTTGGGCCGACAGGCCAATACCCTCCTCGCCGCCTGCCGTCAGATCGGCAGGGCCGCCCGCACGCGCGCTGCCCGTCCGCGGTGAACCGGCGAGCGCCATCGTCCAGCTGACGGGCGGCAATATCCGCAACGGCCACATCTACCTGCGTAGGGCCAGGCACCTGCTGCCGGATGACGTCATCAGCGGGCCGAATGCCGAAGCGGCGGCACCCAGCCAATTGATCGTCACCTTCGAGCCGGGACCGACGATCACGACCGACGTTGCGGGCGACAAGATGATCCTGCGTCAGCGGGGGCCGGTCCGTGAGTTCTTCGCGGACGCTGCAGCACGTGAGGGCGACGATGTCATCATCGAGCGGACCGGCCCGTACTCGCTGAGGATCGCTCTGCTCCGCGCGGCAGGATAGCGGAGAGTCAGGCGAGGCTGTCGCGCAGCATCGAGGCGAGGTCGTCCGGCTGTGCGTCCGGCGGCATCAGTGCCTCTCGCATCAGCTTCCGCTTGCGCTCGAGCAGCGCGTGCAGGTTTTCGTCGAAGGATGGTCTGCCGCCGGGCAAGACCGCGAGGGGTACGTGCACGGTCACCGGACGCTCCTGTCCGATCCGGAGTACCCGGCCAGTGCACTGGTCCTCGACCGCCGGGTTCCACCACCGGGCCAGGTGCACGACGTGATTCGCCCGGGTCAGCGTCAGGCCGACCCCGCCCGCACGCGGGGAGAGCAGCATGACGTCGAACCCGCCCGGTGCCTCCTGGAACCTGTCCACACGAGCCTGGCGCGCCGCGCCAGCAACCTTGCCGCTAATCGTCATCGGTGCCGCAGGCAGCCGATATCTGCGCTGAAGCAGCCCCGCAATCCGCGCCATCATCGTGAGGTCGTCCAAGAAAACCAACGCACGCTCATCGCGCTCGGCGATGGCATCTAGGGCTTGAAGCGCCAGGCGAAGGCGGGCAGAGCCGGCGATCAGCTCGGCATCGTCGGGAGCGGCGTCGGCGTCGGGGTGCAAGCTGACAGCACGGAGCCGCTGAAGCGCCTCGAGAACGCGGCCTGCGCCCTGATCACTCCGACCGAGGGCGACCGCCTCCTCGTAAGCCGCGAGTTGCGCCCCCTGCATTTCGGCCGTCATGACGACGTCGTTGCGGGGCGGCAGATCTGGAAGGCGGTCCTCCTTGAGGCGACGGAGGAGAAGCGGCGGACGGCCGCCAATCGAGCGATCCAGCGACGCCTTGAGTTCAGCAAGGCGCTCCACTGTCGGAGCTGCCTCATACGTGGCGCTGAACCGCCGCAGGTCCCCGAGATGGCCGGGGGCGACGCCATCCACGATGCACCAGAGATCCGCCAGCCGGTTCTCTACTGGCGTTCCAGTCAGAGCTACCCGGAAGTCGGCATTCATTGCCTTGGCCGCGTCAGTCAGCCGAATCCCTGGGGTCTTCACCTTCTGCGCCTCGTCCAGCAGCATCGCCGCGAAGCGCACTGCGCCGAAGTCGCGGTCATGGTCACGCAGTGTCTCGTACGTGGTCAGGACCCAGTCGGCGTCCCGCAGCGCCGCCAGGTCGAGGCCGGGCGCTCCGCCGGATGGCAGACGCAGGCCCGCGAGCCCCTTCCCGTAGGCCTGCACGAGCCGCCCGAGCCCCGGTGCGACAAGATGGCGGTCGTGCTCCGCGCGCCAGTTCTCCAAGAGCCCCGTCGGTGCGACGATTAGCAGGGGTGCGCGCGTGACCTGGCCCGCCGTCATTCCTTCGCGCAACCATGCGAGGAACGCCAAGCCCTGAAGCGTCTTGCCAAGCCCCATATCATCCGCCAGCAACACCCCCGGGCTGCCAACGGCCCAGTTGCGCTGCAGCCAAACGAGCCCCTCTCGCTGGTGCTCCTTCAGCGGCGTCCGGAGCGACGCTGGAGCCGCTGCGCGAGGCGTCGGCCTCCGCTGCACCAGCGCCTCAATGTCCCTCGCCGTCTCATTCGGCTTGATGAGCAGGACCTCGGTGGGCGAGGGCTCAGCGGTGCCGCTTCCATCGCGCGACCTAGGCAACAGCGGCGCGAGGGACGCGACCGTCGCATCGCTCGCTGGAACTTGGACGGGTCCGTCGGGCGTTTCGACCTGCACCGTTGGCCGCCCTACAGCGATGGCTTCCCTGATGTCGGTCGACAGCCGCTCAGCCTGTTCTGGCGTCAGCGGTATGCGCTGATCACCAACGACGATGCCGCGCTGGCTTGGGCTCTCTCCCCCGCCTGTGCCATTCGGTGCGCTGCTGCCGAACCAATCGTTCCCCGAGAGTTCGATCCACGGGAGCACACGAGGCTGCCACAGTCCAAGGCCGACAACCCGGTCGGACCAGGCCGGCGTTTCGACGACCAGAGAGTCAAGCAGGGCAGCGTCGGCCTCGTCGCCGATCGCTGCGCGGATCGCAGCGCGAGGTTCGCGCAGAAACGAGCGTCGTTCAGCCGGCGGGCCTGCGGCGATGCGGCGCGCTACTTCAAGTGCCTGCCGCAACGGCGGTGATAGGACGACGTAGACGCCCCCAGGCAGAGTGTACACGGGCCGTGCGGTCGGCCAGCGAAGGAACTGGTCGTTCCCGAACGCGCGCTGGCGGTCTTCCGGCAGGAGCGGAGCGTCGCCGGCCCCGGCACGGTGCAGTACCGGGACAATCTGCAGGTCGTCACCGGCGCCGGTCGCGTCTAGCGAGAGAGCGTCCGCCTCGAGGATGGTGACAGTGCCGAGCAACCCGGTCGCTTCGGCAGAACCGGTCAATGCCGCGGTCGGAAGGGCTTCCCTGAGCGCGGCGAGTGCGCGCAATCGGGGCGCATCGCCCTGGCCTGCAGCCGCCGCGTAACGGTCGACAGCCTCCGCGACGGCAAAGAGTGTCTCAGGCAGCCTCCGCCAGCCGTCAGCCTCCCGCAGCCAAGCCCCGACGCGCTCGACGCCGAGGACGTTCTGGCCGCCAGGGCGCGTCCAACGCAAAGAAGCGGTGAAGTCGGACCGCAGCATGATGCCGCTGCCCTCGACTACAGCACGCAGCGACGTAGCCGGTGGCAAGTCCAGCCGCGCCGCCTCTGCCGCCGTGAGGCGCGCCACCGCAGCGTGCTCCACCAGAAGGTAGTCATCGGCCTCGATCGCTGCGCCCTCAATGACGAGGCGGCGCGCGATGTCGGCTCCCCGATGGCCCGAGAGGCCCCACGACGCCGGCGGAAGTACGTCTGCGCCCGAAGCGAGGCGCAGCTCGGTACCTGCTGGCGCAGGCACGGCGGTCATGCGAAGCACGGGCGTCATCTCAGCTTGTAGTCTTCTGGCACCAGCCGCAGCTGCGTGTGGCTCTGGAGGAAAGCGGCAGCACATCCCTGCCAGAGGTAGCCTTTCGGATCCCGGTGCCAGAGCCCTCCGCCGTCAAAGGCGCCCCCCCTGCCCTTGATCGGATGATCAGGGAAGTCGAGGCACTTCGCCCGAAGGTCCCGCGCCTCGTAGTGCGTGCGGTAAAGCGCAGGGCAACGTGGGTCGCCGATCTCCCACGCCCGCACCGGCCCAACATTGCTCCACTCGCTGAGTACAATGTTCCCGAGCCTGATCAGGAGCACAGCTTGTTCGCCGTACTGGCCCGAGACCTCCATGCGCCCATGGGCACTCGCTAGGTCCTTCACAGCCTTCGCCCGGGCTGCCATGCCGGGGCCGAGCACGACCCAGACTTCGGCAGGCTGGTGGCCGGGCATCTTGCGGAGGCAGGCACGCCAGAACGCGCGCCGGTACTGCCACTGTGGGTCGTTGTTGGTTTCGCTAATCAGCGCAAAGAAGGTCTCAAGCGAGGCGGCGGCAAGCCAACTGCGCATGAGCTGCGCGCAGGCCTCAGGCGCTGCACGCCACCGCTCAGGCCGGAGTCGAGGGTCTCCGACGACTCGGAGGAGGAAGGCCTTTATCTCTTCCCTCGGCGCGTTCGCCGCCGGCGGGTCGCGCAGCCAGGGGTCGAGGCATGCGGCGATCGTCTCCCCCGCGAGGTCGGCGACTCGCAGTGCCGGCTCGGCGATCTCGCGCCCCGATCTGTCGCGACGGACGCGCTCAATCTCGAGGATGACAGCGGCTCTAGCCCAGGCCTCGCGCGCGCCAGTCCCACGAAGCGCGGTTGGCAGCGCCGCCAGCATCGCCCGAACGGCTGCACGAAAGAAGCGTCCCTCGGCCCGGAGTGGGTCATCCATCCCGGTTTCCGAGAGGACCGCCTCGACAGGATCGCTACCGCTTAGAAGAGCAGATCCGACGCGCTCGGGCCCGCGTGCGGCGTCGAACATGGAGTAGCGCCTGTGCGCGCGGTCCCAGGGCTGAAGCCGGGGGTCTTGCGTACGCGCCAGGAGGTTCGCCGCCGCGCGGCCAGCCTCGGGTAGGCGCGCCCGGTCCGGGCCGAAGTCGCGCAGCCAAGCCTCGACCAGCTCGCGAAGCCAGCGAGGCCTGGCAGCCGCCCCTGCCAAGAACGCCTCCAGGAGCCCGGGGAACGCGGCGGCCTGCGGATCGCGGTCCCAAAAGACCATCGGGGCACGGCGGAGTGTCCGCACTGGGATGCTGGCCAGTGCACCGGCCGCACAAGCCTTGCGGAGTTCCTCGCGCAGGATCTCCAGAACCTCACCGGACGGAAGTGCCGCAGCCTCGTCCTTGCGGAACAGCTCTCCTGCCTGGCGGAGGCACGCCGGTCTCTCTGGCAGAGCGGGCTTTCGCTGGAGGAGATCCTGGAGCGCAGCAAGCTCACGCAGGGCGGCGGTGGATTCCGTCATCGGGCGCCGCCCTGCTGCAGAGCGGCGATGTCCTCCAGCAGTCGTCGGATCTCGTCCGAGGTGCGCGCTGAGAGGATGAAGCGAAGATCGATACGACGATTCTGGGCGAGGTGCGCCTCGGAGAGCGTCATCGCTTCGGGAAGCGGTCGCCGCTGGCCGTATCCGGACACGCCTAGTAGTGGCTGGGCGGACGGGTTCCGAAGTTCGTCGAGAACGCGCTGCTGCTGCCGGATCTGGGCGAAGACGGTCAGCGCCCGAGCGGTAGAGAGCAGGTCGTTCCTTGCTTGGGAATCAGCCGCCGTCATGTTCGCGAAGGGCTGGCGATCCGTGTGCCCCTCGACGAGCATCGCCTCCAGGATCGGGATATCAGCCTGCTCGCAGTTCTGACGCGGCGCGCCATACGAGAAGCATGGCAGCACCTCAGCCAGCACTTCGCCAAGAGCAGTCACAGTGCGTCGCGCCGTATCGGTGAGGTCACTGCCACCGGTCGGGAAAGGCACCGCGTCAGACAGCCTCAGGACGCCCGACCTGGGATCCAGGATGAATTGGATCCGCCGCGCCTCCAGCCCTCGGGCAAGCCGCTGCAGCAGGGCGTTCCGTGCCGCCTCGCGGTCCGCAAGTTCGCGCCGGAGCTTGTCCGCGGCCTCTTGCAACCTCGCACGAAGCATCTCGTTCTGCGCTCGGAGGCGGGCGGCCTCCTCCTCCTGTGCGCGGGCCCGAGCCGACTGCCGCTCGGCCTCGGCTAGCTGTCGCTCGGCTTCGATCCGCGCGGCTTCCGCGATCGCGCGCGCAGCTTCCGCGTTGGCCCTTTCCAATTGAGCGGCCTGCTCCGCGCGCTGCAACTCCGCCCGAAGCCTGTCGAGGCTTGCGCTATCATCACGAAAGTTCAACGCGAAGACGGTCAGCATGAGAAGGAAGACGAAGAGGACGCCCACCATCAAGTCGCTGACGGAGGCAAAATAGCCTTCGGATTCGCCCTCCTCGGCCAGTCCGGCTCCACTCATCCTTGGCTCGCCCGGCGCTGCGGTCGCGCGCCACCAATTTCCTCGACGGAATTTTCAAGGCTCTGGGCGACTGCTAGGAGGCCACCGACGCTCTTCTGAAGCCCCTGATCGAGGCCGGAGACGAATTCAGCGATCTGTCGCTGGTAGCCGCCCAGCGCCTCCTGCAAGGCGCGCAACGTCTTCGCAAGCCCCTCGTCGAGCCCGCCGAAGCGCTCGGACGCCTGGGCGAGACGCGCGGAAAGGTCGCTCGCGCCGCGCTGGGCTGCTTCGATCGATGCCGCTGCACCGAGCAAGCCGTCCACGGCGCTCCGGAGCGCCTGAGCGGTATCGCGCCAGGGCCCAAGTGCATCCCGGGCCGCTTCCGCCGCCGTACGGAGGTCCGTCGTCGCCGCCGACATCGGCGCAGTTGCTGCCCGCAGCGCCTTGTCGAGGGCCTCGGCCTGACGCGCCAGCTCCGCCGAGGCGTTGCCAAGCGCACCGAGCCGTTCCCCGAGACCTTCACTGCCCTGACGCAGCGTGCTCGCGGCCGAAGTCATGCCTGCGCTCGCAGCGCTTGCACCGTCGCGCAGGGCGGCGCCAGCTGCCTCGGCCGCCTCCCGCAGCCTGGCCGCGCCCGCCGTCACGTCCTTCCCAAGGTCGGCAGCGGCACCGCGTAGGGCGTCTCCACCCGCTTCCGCGCCGCGAGTCAGGGCTCGGCCGCTGTCGTCGAGCGTGGCGCCAAAGCGGTCCAGGACCGCACGCAAGTCGTCACGCATTGCCTCTGTGGCGGCAACCAGCCGCCCGCTCGCGTCGGCTGCTCCGCCGCCGAGCGTCTCGGCCACCTTCGTTGCTGTGGCCTCGAGCGCCTCGGCCGTTCGGGTGATCGTCGCTGCAAGCGCGGTGGTGGACTCGGCGCCAGCACGCCTCTGGCTCTCTGCGAGTTCCCGCAACTGCTGGAGCAAAGCCTCGATGGGGCCTGTCAGGCGCGAGATCCCGTCAGCAGCGCCGTCCTCGAGCCGCGCCTGGAAGGCGGCAACAGCTGACGTGAGGGCCGCAGCTGTTTCAGCCATGCGACGTGCCAGATCGTCTCCAGCCGCACGATTGCTCCGCCCGGCCTCTTCGGCCGCGTCGCGAAGACCCCGGACCAAGGCCGCCATCTGCTCGGTGATCCCGCCGAGCGCGGCTTCCGTGCCGCGACCAAGGCGGGACGCCATATCCTCTGCGGCCCGGCCCATGCGCAGAGCGGCTGCGTCCATCGCTCCCTGCAGGCCGTCCAGGCGAGTCCCGAGAGCTTCGAGTGTAGCAGCGGTGCTGCGCATGCTCTCGCCGACGGCGCCCTCAAGCTTCTCGAGAAACGCCTTCAGCATAGTCTGCAGAGCGTCCTCGTTCTGGTTCGCGAGCCCGGACGAGAGCTTCTCGATCGCTTCCGCTAGGGGTTTGATGTGCTGTTGTAGGCCCGCATCAAACTCGCGTTCCAGCGTGCTGCCGAGATTGACGAAGAACTCGCTGCCGATGCGCTGGACGTCCGCATACTGCTTCGCAAGGATTGCGTTGGCCTCGGCCTGCAGCGCCGCCTGAGTTTTTAGAGGAAGTCGCTCCTGCAGCGCTGCGAGAAAGCCCGCCATTGCTGCTTCGGTGGCTTGCAACCTTCTCTTTCGGTACAGCGCATACCCGATCGAGAGACCGAGGCCGGCAAGCGACGTCACGAACTTGACCGATGCGGAGCCCAGCAGGTCACGAAGTGCAGCGTTCCTGCGCGCCTGATCGACGCCCTCTGCGACCACCTCGCCTGCCGCCGACAGCGCCGCTGCGAGCCCGAGAAACGTGACGAAGAGTCCGGCGCCGACCAGCAAGCCAGGAAGGGCAGCGTGGTATCGGAGATCCGCGCCGGCAGCGCGGACCAGCGTGGCAAGGTCGAACCAGCGGCGAGGCTCGGTCGTTGCCACGACCGGCTGCCCAGGCCCAGATGGAACGATCAGGCTTTGGCGAAGGCCGCGCCAAGAGCCTCCGAGGAGCCTGTCTTGCGCCAGCACTGACGATGCCGTTTCGTAGGACGCGGCGAAAACGACAGGGTCAGCTTCGTCGCCCAGAGCTCGACGTCCGCCGGCGAAGGCGGCGGCTACGGCCGAGGTTGCTCGCCTCAGTTGGAACGCGGAGTAGCCGGCCCAGATGACCAGGCTGGCTAAGATGGAATAAATGACTGGCTCCCAGGCCAGATAGGGCGCAAGCGCCCGCAGTAACTCGGTAAGCACTCTGGGACGCCCCCTAGGAAATCAAACCCTGAGTCGAATAGCGCCCCATTATGTAGCAACCTACCGGCTATGCGAAGCGAGATCGAAGTCGCAATTTTCGATGGCGAAACGCTGGTTCAGCGTTGCCCCTGTACCCCCCGGGACCTGCCCGATGGCCGTCCCGGCGTCGTTTGGC from Roseococcus microcysteis includes these protein-coding regions:
- a CDS encoding coiled-coil domain-containing protein, with translation MLTELLRALAPYLAWEPVIYSILASLVIWAGYSAFQLRRATSAVAAAFAGGRRALGDEADPVVFAASYETASSVLAQDRLLGGSWRGLRQSLIVPSGPGQPVVATTEPRRWFDLATLVRAAGADLRYHAALPGLLVGAGLFVTFLGLAAALSAAGEVVAEGVDQARRNAALRDLLGSASVKFVTSLAGLGLSIGYALYRKRRLQATEAAMAGFLAALQERLPLKTQAALQAEANAILAKQYADVQRIGSEFFVNLGSTLEREFDAGLQQHIKPLAEAIEKLSSGLANQNEDALQTMLKAFLEKLEGAVGESMRSTAATLEALGTRLDGLQGAMDAAALRMGRAAEDMASRLGRGTEAALGGITEQMAALVRGLRDAAEEAGRSNRAAGDDLARRMAETAAALTSAVAAFQARLEDGAADGISRLTGPIEALLQQLRELAESQRRAGAESTTALAATITRTAEALEATATKVAETLGGGAADASGRLVAATEAMRDDLRAVLDRFGATLDDSGRALTRGAEAGGDALRGAAADLGKDVTAGAARLREAAEAAGAALRDGASAASAGMTSAASTLRQGSEGLGERLGALGNASAELARQAEALDKALRAATAPMSAATTDLRTAAEAARDALGPWRDTAQALRSAVDGLLGAAASIEAAQRGASDLSARLAQASERFGGLDEGLAKTLRALQEALGGYQRQIAEFVSGLDQGLQKSVGGLLAVAQSLENSVEEIGGARPQRRASQG